Sequence from the Penaeus chinensis breed Huanghai No. 1 chromosome 5, ASM1920278v2, whole genome shotgun sequence genome:
TAATAAGGATGGCCGTAATTAGGCTAAAGAAAGATGTGGGGATAATGcttaaaaagatagagaaaaaaaggtttaaaacgTGTTATAGTAACTTCACTTTGTATAACATTGCTTCTGGTTTTCAGcctttaacatatatattatttattccctAGCCGTAATGAAAATACGAATTGCATCATCTGACTTATATAACCCTTTTAATCAATCATGAaggtaagtacatatatgtatatgtaaatacaaatgcacgtatgcatatatatgtatacacatgtatatgtatatatatatatatatatatatatatatatataatatatgtatttaaatacatatacctatatgtataaattcatgtatatatcgatatatatacaaaaatataggtgtaggttaatacatatgtatatataaagatatgtatatatatgtaaatgtgaaggatatatatctatatttatgtatacatttatatatatgtatatgtaaaggatatacatatttatttataaaaataagtaaatgtagttatatttctgtatatatatatacatatatatatatatatacatgtagaagaatgtatatgtatatatatgtatatgaatgtatatgcatatattcatatatgtatacataagtataaatgtttacataagtatatatttacagatatgtatatatttgtatatatatgtatatgaatgtatatgcatattttcatatatgtattcataagtataaatgtttacataagtatatatttacagatatgtatatatttgtataaatatgtaaatatttgtgtatatatgtatatatttgtatatgtgtatatatatttgtatatattagtatatatttgtatatatttgtgtatatttgtatatatttgtatatatttttttatatttgtatatatatgtatatacttgtatatatatatgtatatatttgtatatatttgtatatatttgtatatactgtatatatttgtatgtatttgtatatatttgtatatatttgtatatatatgtatatatttgtatatatatatatatatatgtatatgttttatatatatatatatgtatatatttatatatatttgtaaatatatgtatatatttgtatatatataatgtatatatttgtatatatatgtatatatttgtatatatatgtatatatttgtatatatttatatattgtataatattgtatatatttgtatatatattgtatatatgtatatatatatgtatatatttgtatatataattatatatttgtatatatatgtatatattgtataatatatgatatattgtaatatatattttatatatatatattatatattatatatatatatttgtatatatatgtatatatttgtattatatatttgtatatatttgtatatatattttatatattgtatatatatgtaatatttgtatatattatgtatatatttgtaatattatatattgtatatagaatttgtatatataattgtaattatatttgtatatatatgtatatatatgtatatatgatatgtatatattatgtataaatattatatatatttgtatatatacgtaaatacttgtatatgtatgtatatatttgtatatatatgtatatatttgtatatatatgtatatatttgtatatatatgtatataagtgtatatatatgtatgtatttgtatatatatgtatatatttgtatatatatgtatatatttgtatatatttgtatatatttgtatgtatatgtatatatttgtatatatatgtaaatatttgtatatacatgtgcctaaatatgtatgtctaaatatgtatataattgtatatgtatatgtagctacctatatgcacatacgtacatgtatgtgcatgtgtgtatatatatatatctatatatatatatatatatacatatatatatatatatatatatatatatatatatatatatatatatatatatatatatatatatatatatatatatatgtatatatatgtcgatattattatgcaaatatattattATGCAAATGGATATACAAGtataatatgcatgtacatatatggatatacaagtataatatacatgtatatatatggatatacaagtataatatacatgtatatatatggatatacaagtattatatacatgtatatatatgtatacgcaagtatgatatacacgtagatatatggatgtatattggGATATATTTggtgatatatggatatatatgtgtgtgtgttcataccaatttatatatatatatatatatatatatatatatatatatatatatatatatatatatatatatatatatatatatgtgtgtgtgtgtgtgtgtgtgtgtgtgtgaatgaggcagttatatatgtatctatctatctatctatatgcatacacacacacacacacgtgtgtgtgtatatatatatatatatatatatatatatatatatataaataaataaatgaatcaccgccatggcacaagtgttgattagggtaaccaatcaggcaagggaggtactgccaaataacctttcaatagtgaattgagtgaaGCCTGGATCCTGCactggattaaatggctgttgaacaaacaaacacacacacacgcacacacacacacacacacacacacatatatatatatatatatatatatatatatatatgtgtgtgtgtgtgtgtgtgtgtgtgtgttagcgtgtgtgtgtgtatatatatggatatatatcaacatatatatacatatatgtccatgtatacatatatggatatatatccacttatatacatatccatatatacatatacatataataaaaatataaacatatatacatataataaaaaatatgaatatatatatatatatgtatatatacatatatacatataaaaaatatgtacatatatacatgatatagatatgaatatgtatgtatgtatatgtatatatatacatatataaaatatgtacatatatacatataataaaaacatgaatatgtatatatgtatatatacatatatacatgtaaaaaaatatgtacatatatacatataaagaatatatgcacatatacacataaaaaaggtttatacatatatacacataaaaagtatataaaatatatgcatatataagaaatatacatatatatatacatatatatatatgtatatcagaaattattatcaaaattcatATTAAAACATAAGCGTGTGATAATAATTTATTCTGATAAAAAGGCgaactacaaaacaaacaaaaaaatcatactcTCCATGAAACATTCCCGGGATTATGATGCAATCAGCTTGAATGTCCCTTTGGCCCCAACTCCTATTCGGTGACGTATTGTTCCATCTTCAGCCAATTTTCGGATAGACTTGTTGATGTAGATGGTCTTCTTCTGTACATCAACTCCATCATTCTCTTTAAGGTACTTCTTAATTGCCTGAAGAGACGATCCTTTGCTGTTATTTAAAGCTCTGAAGGCCCTAAGAACAACGTCAACGAATTTCACGGAATTTTCTCCGCCCGCCTTCGTTCTGGGACGACCTCGTTTCTCGACGACCTTCGTCTTCGGTTGCATTTTCTTTGCATTATTTTTAGCCTTGGCGATTTTGGACGATGGAACGGTAGACTTATTTTTTGCTCCTTTGGGCCGTCCACGCTTCTTCTGTACTTCGTTAATGCTTGATTTTGGAGCCAGTGCCAAAGACGACAGAACGGTAGTTTTGTTTTTAGCACCCTTGGGTCGACCAcgcttcttttcccccttctgtgCTCCTCCATTCTTCTTTGATTTTGGTACCGGTGCCATATCGGAAGACCTGTGAGTGAGATAGTTTAACTGCTATGGATTTCAAAAAGAACTGTGTTGCTTGAATTGTGAGGAAAATCTTTTAAGACACACTAACCATCTACCCCCGTCTCTCTTGCTAAACAGGGCCTATCCTCGTTCCTTCAATCTAATTAACATTGTAGACAAATTcctacatacacaacacaaagccaattacacatacacacatacatacatatatatatatatatatatatatatatatatatatatatatttgcatatatatacacataaacgaatatatatgcctatatacaaacttatgtgtatacataatatacatatgtatatatacagacatatgtatatatgtacatatatgtagattcatataatatttgtgtgtatacacatacatatatatgtttgtatgtgtatatatatatatgcatatatatatatatatatatatatatatatatatatatatatatatatataatatatatatatatgcagtgtatatacatatatacatatatttatatacaatgcatgatatatatgtatgtatttatgtatacatatattaacatgtacatattcacataaatgATTCCatacctatacgcacacacacgtatatatagatatatgtgtgtgtgtgtgtatatatatatatatatatatatatatatatatatatatatatatatatatatatatatatatatatatatatatatatatatatgtgtacgtacatatatatatatatatatatatatatatgtgtacgtacacatattcgtatatatatgataatctatatacatacgcatgtatgtatataaatgtatatgtatgtttgtatttttgtatgtatatatgtttgcatgtacatatgcaaataaatgattccatacacatacgcacatacgcacgaatatatacatacatacacacatatatgttgcatatatatatataaatatatatatacatatatatatatatatatatatatatatatatatatatatatatatatatatatatatatatgcgtgtctgtgtgtgtgtgtgtgtgtattgcatatatatatatgtacacacatacacaaatatatatatagatagatacacaaaaacacatacacacacacacacacacacacacacacacacacacacacacacacatatatatatatatatatatatatatatatatatatatatacgtatacatacacacacatacatatttacatatatatatatatatatatatatatatatgtatatacatatttatatattaatatatacacatatatacatatatatatgaacatatgtatacatatatatgaacataagtatacatatatatgaacataagtatacatatatatgcaaatatatacatatgtgtgtatatacacaatatatatttacatatatattgtgtatatatatatatatatatatatatatatatatatatatatatatatatatatatatatgtgtgtgtgtgtgtgtgtgtgtgtgtgtgtgtgtgtgtgtatgtgtgtgtgtgtgtgtgtatgtgtgtgtgtgtgtgtgtgtaagtatatatagatatacatttatatatatacatatatatacatatatatacatatatatatgcatataaatatacatatatatgcatatatatacatatatatgcatataattacatgtatatatatatacatacataaatacacacacacacacacacatatatatatatatatatacatatatatatatatatatatatatatatatatatatatatataaacatctgtgtgtgggtgtgtgtgtgtgtgtgtgtgtgtgtgtatgtatgtaaatatattgtgtgtgtatatatatatatatatatatatatatatatatatatatatatatatatgttgtgtgtgtacacacacacacacacacatgtatatatgtatatatatacacatatatatgcatacacacatacataatcatcatcataaacagccTGTATCAGTTCaatgcaggatgtaggcctcaattaatcttttctatttttttatttttttttactctcctgcGTGTTTTGTtgccagtcttggcccccaaatgtcgtcacgtcatcttgtcattgggctgccccttggcctctttatgttatctataacccagtctataactttctttgtccatctgccgtcctgtctctgacatatataacTTGCCCTTTGCCATTTCTTACTTTTCGATGATTCTGGGTATATCTTcatcttttgtctgttcccttatCCATGTTGTCCTCggccgatctcttaggctaattccctaGCATCCACCTTTCGATTCCTTTGtggacacttattagtttcctcgcCAGTAATTGGTCGTAGTCCATAAGTCATACCTGGGAGGACGCGTTGGTTAAAGACtttcctttttaaacataatggaaaggaacctcttaatatgctactgtATCTGTCAAAGGCGCTCCGGTCTAAACAGATGCGTCGGTAAATTTTCTCTTCActagatatgtttgtctgtatgatttgtcctagatatatatactcacccactaccgcttcgccttgtacactctactgttgaacatgaccgtagtctttttcctgttcatcGCAAATACAACAATCAGACTTCCTCTATTCagatggtggtggtttggtttgcatCGTTTATGAATTTCTTCTTAGTCGCTGAGGAGAACAATATCGCTTGCAAATCATAGAATGTTTGGGTGTTCGTCTCCTATTCTGATACTCTTTCCGTTTCATTCAagtttcttaaatatttcctcaatttGGTGGGACGTGTCGCCCTGCCCAGCACTTTTTTAAATGGCATGTTATTGgcttctgtgtggagcttgacgACAGCTCtctcatcttcgtatatatctttcaatattttacaatagacTTCTTCTACTCTTTGTCTTCCTTGtctatctaggtttgatttacccaacttaAACAAAtccatgcgtgtgcgtgcatgaatgcacacacacacacacacacacacacacacacacacacacacacacacacacacacacacacacacacacacacacacacacgcacacacacacacacacacacacacacacgcacacacacacacacacacacacacacacacacacgcacacacacacacacacacacacacacaaacacacacacaaacaaacacacacacactcacatgcacgcaatgtgcgtgcggatttgcTTAAGTCGGGTAAACcaaacctagatacagtagtgggtgaatctatcgtagataatatatatatatatatatatatatatatatatatgtatataatatatatatgtatataatatatatgtagataatatatatatatatatatatatatgtatataatatatatatgtatataatatatatgtagataatatatatatatatatatatatatgtatataatatatatataatatatatatatagtatataatatatatatatatatatatatatatatatatatattaatgtacacacccacatacacaaacacacacacacacacacacatacacaaacacacacacacacacacacacacacacacacacacacatacacatatatagatagatatatagatatacacgtacatgtgtttctttgtgtgtgtgcatgtatagatttatatatatatatatatatatatatatatatatatatatatatatataggtatacgcatatatatatatatatatatatatatatatatatatatatatatatatatatatatatatgtgtgtgtgtgtgtgtgtgtgtgtgtgtgtgtgtgtgtgtgtgtgtgtgtttgtgtaaatatatacatatatatatgcatacacttatatatgaatatatatatgaatatatatatatatatatatatatatatatatatatatatacatacacacacacatatacatacatatatatatatatatatatatatatatatatatatatatatatatgcatctgtgtgtgtgtacgcgtgtctgtgtatgtgtgtgtgtgtgtgtgtgtacatgtgggtgtgtatgtgtatgtgtgtgtgttagagggagagagagagagagagtgagagcgagagagagagagagagagagagagagagagagagagagagagagagagagagagagagagagagagagagagagagagagagagagaaaggagagtgcgtgtgtgtttgtcggtgtgtctctgtgtctgtgtgtatacgtgtgcgtgcatgcgtgtgtgtgtgcgcgcacacagacaATGTATATCTGATATGTGCATTCCAGAAAAATCGTTTCGCTGCAGCTGAGCGATTTGACCCTCCCGGGCTTTGTTTTGAATGGACCAGCGGGTTAACCGAACAttgtgtagggggtgggggtgcatgAGGCATGTTTGTGCTTGGGGGAGGATGGTGGGTGGTACGTATGCCAAGCTTAACGGACGTTGGTGTTATgaactaatatctatctatctgtccgtctgtctatttatatatatgcatgtatggttaCTGTTTACGTAGGcgtttatatactgtgtatatactatatgtgacTATATCCTATTGAAGTGACGCTCATTCAAAATTTCGCTTTCAGTATCTTTTAATTTCGATCACAACAACTAGTGTTTGCAATAAGTCTTCGTTTTCATAAGATATCAAACAAAATTGTGACGAAGATATACATTTCGCTTGTGTAATTCAACAGTTGTTCTTGCGCTTCAATTCAACCATTGGAAAAGTTTTAGAAGATCTGTAAAGTGGGCCACAATCTCTCAAAATAATCGCTACATTTTGAAAACGTTTATGAGGCGCAGAGCGAGAACGTTCGACGATACGCGCATTATTGAAGAAGAAAGATTTGATATTCTTCCAGAAGCATCAGACACGCTTGTACTCTTACATGGATGCtctttatattcataatgatatattCTGTTTGTAAAGAACATAAATCAAATCAGACAAACCATATATATCCCCTTGGAAACGAGAGATACGCGGTGTTGCGCATCTCGCGTGTCATCTCCCTCCGAGAGCGTCATGTAAACACCGGTTGGCGTGGCTTGTTCGAGCGTCCTTCGCGTCCCTCACGACCGCTGATTGACATTTCGTGGTATTTCTTGGGATTTCGACTTTGTAGTGTATTTGGGTTAGGAGTCCCGCGTCCTCGAAGGTATGTATGTTGTTACTGTGATTAGTGTTAAGGTTGAAAACGCTTTGATCAAGGGGAAATTGGTTCAAATAATTCGCCACTGTTTCTGCGTCACTTTCGCTGCTGTTTGCTAtttttaattccattttctctttgGCGTCTTTGTGATTTTTTACGTGGAAATATAaggtaaatattaaaataaatgagCTCTTTGACTGATATGGTAACCTCTGGTaaatcttttcttattttatacgGAAGTAACTTGGATATTTTCAGTTTTCAATTATATGACGCAGTTAGATTTATCAGCAATGCAGTTGTAAATACTCCGCTTGTTAGACAGATATTGTATAAAATCAGTTATTTTGttgacaaatgatatatatatggttgtgatTAGTACATTGTGGAAGGAATTGGTATTTAGAAGTtaaatgtttataatgtttaatAGTTTTAGGAGTTGACAAAATCTTAGATGCAATTGCTCCATATTTGTTGAGTAGTTTAAGGTAATATCTCTTGAATGTCAATGAATATTAACATAGTTGatacaaatagtaatattaatgcttttgtaacaataactatagtaatggtaGTGTTATATATATCAGTAGTAAATTATATTAACTGTAGTAACTAACTTTCTGTATTCCAACCAGTTACCAGTAGTATACTTTGTTACAGGTTGAAGCTGTAATACCAGTTGCAGCAAAATAGTTTTGTATCTTTGGTATAGAACACTCTTGGTATACCTCTGGTATAGGGCTAGAAGGAAAGGGATCTGGTATGTATGTCAAGTTTCTATTGCATTCTTACATCATTGTTGGTAGTAGAGTATATCAGAATGAATACTTTGTTGTGGTAGATTCAGGGTTAGACTTGAGTCTGGCATGATATAATTTTTTATGCATCATATCGAGCCTAGGCTCAGTATCAGCCAAACGATCTCTGGTCATGGTCGTGAAATTTCAACAAATTCTAGTATGACATATGTCaagacatgtaaaaaaaaaataacaacaaaagaaaatgccCTCAGTGTGTCACTGTCCTTTTAAATGAattaaagaaagtaagaaaagaaaaactagaatatgtgggtttaaaaaaaaattacaccttACATGCTTCAAAATACGTTAAGCCAGATAAAGCAAAGATTAATTTGTGAAATGAGTAGCAAGTGCTGTAGACACAATAATGTATTTCCAGTGAAGAAAACTAAACATTACTTGCTCAAGTAAACAACCTGATACGCCCACATTTTTTATCAAAGAAACATTAACAGTTTATGTGGGTTTCCTCCATGAGTACATTAACAAAGACCTCACTTATGAGAAACCAGTCCAGGCTCTTACTTGCTTAGTGTAATTAGTGGTGatatgtcaaccatcgtcggaaCACTGAAAATACAGAGCCAGTGGAGATTATTCAGATATCCTAGATTCAAGAGATACAGAATAAAGATACACATTTGAAATTATAAGCCATAACCATAATTAAAAATTTGTTTTTCCTATGTACATCATAAGTTTGTCTCTATTCACTACTAATAGTAGAGTAAAACCCACCAGATATGAAATTACAGAAAGtctatagaaatacagataatttGAAATCTTTAAGACAGCTAATTGTCAGTTCCCATATGCTTCTTCTTTGTACCCCTTATTGCCCATCATTCTGAAATGCAACCATTTTGTGTATGTACAACTAACATAGGAAAATTGACGTAAAAAACGAGGCACTGGCAGGGTGAGGAAAATTGACGTCAAAAACGAGGCACTGGCAGGGTGATGTTGAAAGCTGGGTtgggatggggtgggtgggtgtgcccAGCATAGATTTTAATAGACCAATAGCATTCACGGTAATCATGACCTTATTGTTCTTTTCTCGGATTTATTTGTCTGGATttattcagttaaaaaaaaaaaaaatacactatatTCTGTTTGCAGTAAAATTTTAGGGTGCTGACAAATATAAGTGTTTTCCAATATAGTACATACCCTGAGTTTCgagattttatataaaaattatatcatcAGATCTgaaaacacatgcatgcacacacgtactCGGGTCACATGTGATTTTACTAATATGTTTGGATCATAAACTTTTAGCTGAATGAGTTTAACGAAATTTCAAGGAATATGGCCAAGTTAAGATGAAGCATGTTTTTAGTTTAGAAACTTTCTGcaagatattgataattaattttAATCCTGTATATAACTAGTAGTGCATGTTTTTACAGCTACCTTATAAAATTGCAGATTATTAGTGAAGTCAGTATATCACCAGAATACTTTTAGAATTTGATGTTCCTTGTGAGATTTGATATCCTTTATCAGCATGTATATTTAGTTGTGC
This genomic interval carries:
- the LOC125025566 gene encoding sperm-specific protein PHI-2B-like, yielding MAPVPKSKKNGGAQKGEKKRGRPKGAKNKTTVLSSLALAPKSSINEVQKKRGRPKGAKNKSTVPSSKIAKAKNNAKKMQPKTKVVEKRGRPRTKAGGENSVKFVDVVLRAFRALNNSKGSSLQAIKKYLKENDGVDVQKKTIYINKSIRKLAEDGTIRHRIGVGAKGTFKLIAS